From the Nonlabens marinus S1-08 genome, one window contains:
- a CDS encoding BlaI/MecI/CopY family transcriptional regulator, producing the protein MKTLTQAEEEIMQILWKLQEANVAGIIDQMPEPKPAYNTVSTIVRILESKEFVDYRKEGRGHIYFPKVTKQTYTQSTTGKLARNYFKGSYKSMVSFFMEQEKLTVSDLEEILKEIHKKDPS; encoded by the coding sequence ATGAAAACACTCACCCAAGCTGAAGAAGAGATTATGCAGATTCTATGGAAACTGCAAGAAGCAAATGTGGCTGGCATCATCGATCAGATGCCAGAACCTAAACCTGCCTATAATACGGTTTCTACCATTGTGCGCATTCTGGAAAGTAAGGAATTTGTGGATTACCGCAAGGAAGGTCGCGGTCACATCTATTTTCCAAAAGTTACTAAGCAAACCTACACGCAATCCACTACTGGTAAACTCGCCCGCAACTATTTTAAAGGATCCTATAAAAGCATGGTTTCCTTTTTTATGGAACAAGAAAAGTTGACCGTGAGCGATCTTGAAGAAATTTTAAAAGAGATTCATAAAAAAGACCCGTCATGA
- a CDS encoding M56 family metallopeptidase, which yields MMHFTHSCLLALALYGIYQIFLKGSSGFQWHRLYLLLLPLVSALLPLMVIPIEQTAVTPEFWTANFSDAAAPVLINSTNPIAADAATPFDYMSILWMVYFIGIGISLLMFFYKLARIAVYNGQGVTTYEKGCYITKVPGLPTAFSFLNRIYINDAFAEARYEQILLHEMTHVRQRHSWDLLFYESLRILFWFHPVAYLGQRDLKMIHEHIADAETIAVHGKKSYYQNLLREALDCPDFSFANPFFKSKTIKTRLTMIQKSKNQKFPFRKLLWILPVLFASLTYTACTTELEAVETKTATTVEDLPTLQGFVYGTKDYYRGVTQKERDFVDQQAQKMDVWRRMDPRPAYKDYFDTKDMLKSFDIQRKISENGSTVVVDTDNGMILTITESPNGAVHYTGNSFDEQQRMSLEEYNAYIIKLKNKTADQREIIEEIVEVEEESAKNSKSRNIALVPFAIIEEVPTYPGCSGTNLERKQCMQEKITAHVVTNFNTKIAKEVGLSGKQTISVQFKIGADGKVADIRSRAQAPELQAEAARVINLLPKVKPGVQRGKEVGVIYGLPIIFEVAEDSKNDD from the coding sequence ATGATGCACTTCACTCACAGCTGCCTATTGGCACTCGCACTGTACGGTATCTATCAGATATTCCTGAAAGGTAGTTCTGGTTTTCAATGGCACAGGCTTTACTTATTGTTATTGCCTCTAGTATCTGCACTCCTACCCCTTATGGTGATTCCTATAGAACAAACCGCCGTAACTCCAGAGTTTTGGACGGCAAATTTTTCTGATGCGGCAGCACCGGTACTGATTAATTCAACCAACCCTATAGCTGCAGATGCTGCAACTCCTTTTGATTACATGAGCATATTATGGATGGTATACTTTATAGGCATTGGTATTTCTCTATTGATGTTCTTCTATAAACTGGCTCGCATTGCTGTTTATAATGGTCAAGGTGTTACCACATATGAGAAGGGTTGCTACATTACAAAAGTACCCGGACTGCCAACCGCATTCTCATTTTTGAACCGTATTTATATCAATGACGCTTTCGCGGAAGCGAGGTACGAGCAAATTCTTTTGCACGAGATGACTCATGTGCGCCAGCGACACAGTTGGGATTTGCTATTCTATGAAAGCTTGCGGATTCTATTTTGGTTCCATCCCGTAGCCTACCTGGGACAGCGCGATCTTAAAATGATTCATGAGCACATCGCGGATGCTGAAACCATTGCGGTTCATGGAAAGAAATCCTATTACCAGAATTTATTGCGGGAAGCATTGGATTGTCCAGACTTCTCTTTTGCCAATCCATTTTTTAAATCTAAAACCATTAAAACCCGTTTGACCATGATACAGAAATCAAAAAATCAAAAATTCCCATTCCGCAAACTGTTGTGGATATTGCCTGTCCTATTTGCAAGTTTGACCTATACGGCTTGTACTACGGAGTTAGAAGCTGTTGAAACTAAAACCGCAACGACAGTTGAAGATCTACCAACTTTACAAGGTTTCGTTTATGGAACTAAAGATTATTATCGCGGAGTTACTCAAAAAGAGAGAGATTTTGTTGATCAACAGGCTCAGAAGATGGATGTTTGGAGAAGGATGGATCCAAGACCAGCGTATAAGGATTATTTTGATACGAAGGACATGCTCAAAAGTTTCGATATCCAGAGAAAAATTAGTGAAAATGGATCCACTGTTGTGGTAGATACCGATAATGGAATGATATTGACAATTACCGAATCTCCTAACGGAGCAGTTCATTATACTGGTAATTCCTTTGACGAACAACAGCGAATGAGCCTAGAGGAATACAATGCGTATATTATAAAATTGAAAAATAAGACCGCAGATCAGAGAGAAATAATCGAAGAAATAGTTGAGGTTGAAGAGGAATCTGCTAAGAACTCTAAGTCACGAAATATAGCTCTCGTCCCGTTCGCAATTATCGAGGAAGTACCAACGTATCCAGGATGCTCCGGTACAAATCTAGAACGCAAACAATGCATGCAGGAAAAAATCACAGCTCATGTTGTAACAAACTTCAATACTAAAATAGCAAAGGAAGTTGGGCTCAGTGGAAAACAAACGATATCTGTTCAGTTTAAGATTGGAGCTGATGGTAAAGTAGCTGATATTAGATCTAGGGCACAGGCTCCAGAATTGCAAGCAGAAGCAGCTCGTGTAATAAATTTACTTCCCAAAGTGAAACCTGGAGTTCAACGAGGTAAGGAAGTTGGAGTTATTTATGGATTACCTATAATTTTTGAAGTCGCTGAAGACTCTAAAAATGACGATTAA
- a CDS encoding PAS domain-containing sensor histidine kinase, translating to MVDDIHKNDFPYKDLIENTWVICLVLGIESEVIQANEAFYERLGHDREYFINNNISSILSEKHSWQECVEILEKTKEPHTAVLKFFDKSGKPVRLKCNMGYRSGEIYVIAADVTEQRKQFETLQTITGMAKIGGWTYVPSEDRIYWTDFIYDLLEVSKGRHIDLEVFFSFIHPDSLDLMTHSVKELLENQKPYDVEVKVVTSSGKILWVQIVSTVEVFENEVTYVAGAAQDITESKNQALQLEETKSNMELALNAMNSGYFTYDLIAEEITLNSSFKSEMNLPQDLNNEQFLNSIHPEDRDEAYQQHIREINTGDVYYVNAYRMKAFNQPYKHYEVHGFKVFNSQNKPIKLVGNFIDVDDKYRLNKLQDKHRYHIKTLLDNTFVRSIMLDKDWNIIGLDGMTAKLFKERLGVPPVFKKINFRDILSSHDQLKFNIIERVLDKGLEFRKEMHLELFEEGRTYYDALFKPILDYSRDIDGYVFYFFDLTEHLKVEEELQSFQNKLQTMHHFKNQLISKIGDDIKSQLNELLKSTLLNAEKERLKDKNISFVEAQQHTTEKLFQSVDDIINSSLLQDNFSMFRERVDLTSTLESMRPNANKRAGFRGLDFLFKNFATPVIVKADQVFLKQSLENLLENAFKLTKTGRISITTDLKNGHAEIVLEDTGSGFSTSALEDESKSSVAIANGKTRKFQGLNSGLTFAFTYLEGIGAHINVQSKKGVGTRYTLAIPVE from the coding sequence ATGGTAGACGATATTCACAAAAATGATTTTCCCTATAAGGACTTGATCGAAAATACCTGGGTGATATGTCTAGTCCTAGGTATTGAATCAGAAGTCATTCAGGCAAATGAAGCTTTTTATGAAAGACTGGGTCATGACAGGGAATATTTCATAAATAATAATATCTCTAGCATTTTATCAGAAAAACACTCTTGGCAGGAATGTGTTGAGATTCTTGAAAAAACAAAAGAGCCACATACCGCTGTCCTTAAATTTTTTGATAAAAGTGGTAAACCCGTTCGTTTAAAATGTAACATGGGGTATAGATCTGGGGAAATTTATGTGATCGCTGCCGACGTAACTGAACAAAGGAAACAATTTGAAACCCTACAGACTATAACAGGTATGGCCAAAATAGGAGGGTGGACTTATGTACCCTCAGAGGACCGTATTTACTGGACAGATTTCATCTATGATTTGTTGGAAGTTTCTAAGGGTCGGCACATAGATCTGGAAGTCTTTTTCAGTTTTATACATCCTGACAGCCTAGATCTCATGACCCATTCTGTCAAAGAGTTGTTGGAAAATCAGAAGCCTTATGACGTGGAGGTGAAGGTGGTCACAAGTTCAGGTAAGATATTATGGGTTCAAATAGTCTCAACAGTCGAAGTTTTTGAAAATGAAGTTACTTATGTAGCAGGAGCTGCTCAGGATATCACCGAATCTAAAAATCAGGCCTTACAGCTCGAGGAGACTAAAAGTAATATGGAGCTTGCGCTTAATGCAATGAACTCAGGATATTTCACCTATGATTTAATCGCGGAAGAAATCACCTTAAACAGTTCTTTCAAAAGCGAGATGAATCTACCCCAGGATTTGAATAATGAGCAATTTCTTAACAGCATACATCCAGAAGACAGAGATGAAGCCTATCAACAACATATCAGGGAAATAAACACAGGTGATGTCTATTATGTCAATGCCTACAGAATGAAGGCATTTAATCAGCCTTATAAACATTATGAAGTCCATGGATTTAAAGTGTTTAATTCACAGAATAAGCCTATAAAACTGGTAGGAAACTTTATTGACGTAGATGACAAATACAGGTTAAATAAACTACAGGACAAACACAGGTATCACATTAAGACTTTACTGGACAATACTTTTGTACGCAGTATTATGCTGGATAAGGACTGGAATATCATAGGCCTCGACGGGATGACGGCAAAACTTTTTAAAGAAAGGCTAGGTGTTCCTCCAGTTTTTAAAAAAATAAACTTTAGGGATATTCTATCCTCTCACGATCAACTAAAATTTAACATCATAGAGCGAGTTTTAGATAAAGGGCTGGAGTTTAGAAAAGAAATGCATTTAGAATTATTTGAGGAGGGCCGCACTTACTATGACGCTCTTTTTAAACCTATTCTGGATTATTCCAGAGATATAGATGGTTATGTGTTTTACTTTTTTGATTTGACAGAGCATTTAAAAGTTGAGGAGGAATTGCAGTCCTTTCAGAACAAATTGCAGACAATGCATCATTTCAAAAATCAGTTGATATCTAAGATAGGAGATGACATCAAGTCGCAACTCAACGAATTACTGAAATCCACTTTGTTGAATGCCGAAAAAGAAAGACTGAAAGATAAAAACATCAGTTTTGTAGAAGCGCAACAGCATACTACAGAAAAACTTTTTCAGTCGGTTGATGATATCATCAACAGTTCCTTACTTCAGGATAATTTTTCAATGTTTAGAGAACGTGTTGATCTTACCAGCACGCTTGAAAGCATGCGTCCTAACGCTAATAAAAGAGCAGGGTTCAGAGGTTTGGATTTTTTATTCAAAAATTTCGCGACTCCAGTAATTGTAAAGGCTGATCAAGTGTTCCTGAAACAATCTCTGGAAAACTTGTTGGAAAACGCTTTCAAATTGACAAAAACAGGAAGGATATCTATCACCACAGACCTTAAAAACGGCCATGCCGAAATTGTTCTCGAAGATACAGGTTCTGGTTTCTCTACTTCGGCTTTAGAAGATGAATCCAAATCATCAGTTGCGATTGCTAATGGTAAAACACGAAAATTTCAAGGTCTCAATTCAGGATTGACTTTTGCTTTTACATACCTTGAAGGTATAGGAGCCCACATTAATGTACAAAGTAAAAAAGGAGTTGGAACTAGATATACCCTCGCCATACCCGTAGAATGA
- a CDS encoding bifunctional ADP-dependent NAD(P)H-hydrate dehydratase/NAD(P)H-hydrate epimerase: protein MKLLTAQQLAEADKVTLLKQNISSEELMERVSMLVFNKIHERLGGAPVPIKIFCGIGNNGGDGLAIARHMIQHGYQVKVYITNCSKHRSEDFLTHYDKIKNVTKDWPTLLDCKDDIPVINGGDIVIDAIFGIGLNRPIDGWMADLIKQINESKAFIVSIDMPSGLYADTAQPADSAVVRASHTFTFNNPKLSFFLPDTGVFAGSFEVIDIGLDPEFVNNTEPIATLITNQAAQAIYKPRTKFSHKGDYGHTLVMAGSKGKIGAAVLSASAAINTGSGKVTAYVPSCGNNILQTSVPEVMTLTDAGSEHFEGFDVELDNYNLCVGPGIGTGDAVVSAFAKAIKQQSAPVVIDADGINILSANKKLIKDVPESSVLTPHDGELERLLGKWSSGMERLELAKTFSSKHNLILVLKGAHTITVSGTNMYINDSGNAGMATAGSGDVLSGVISSLISQKYEPLMAAVFGVYIHGAAGDLAAQTYAHEGLKAGIISNFVGPAILQLFRNDTAQRA from the coding sequence ATGAAATTATTGACAGCGCAACAATTGGCGGAAGCCGATAAAGTGACTTTGTTAAAGCAAAATATCTCTAGTGAAGAGCTCATGGAGCGTGTGTCCATGCTCGTTTTTAATAAAATTCACGAGCGTTTAGGCGGTGCTCCTGTACCTATTAAAATATTTTGCGGTATAGGTAACAATGGAGGCGATGGACTAGCGATCGCTCGTCATATGATACAGCATGGGTATCAGGTCAAAGTCTATATCACCAATTGCAGCAAACATAGATCTGAAGACTTCCTTACCCATTATGATAAGATTAAAAATGTCACTAAAGACTGGCCTACGTTACTGGATTGTAAAGATGACATCCCTGTAATAAACGGTGGTGACATTGTAATAGATGCGATTTTTGGAATAGGGCTTAACCGACCTATTGATGGCTGGATGGCGGACCTTATCAAACAGATCAATGAATCCAAAGCATTCATAGTAAGCATCGACATGCCTAGCGGCCTCTATGCTGATACAGCACAACCAGCGGATTCTGCTGTTGTGCGAGCAAGTCATACTTTTACATTCAATAATCCTAAGCTAAGTTTCTTTTTGCCGGACACGGGTGTCTTTGCTGGATCTTTTGAAGTAATTGATATAGGTCTGGACCCTGAGTTTGTTAATAATACGGAGCCTATAGCTACATTGATCACCAACCAGGCTGCCCAAGCTATTTATAAACCTAGAACTAAATTTTCTCATAAAGGAGATTATGGTCACACGTTAGTAATGGCAGGGAGCAAAGGGAAAATAGGAGCTGCAGTTTTAAGCGCATCAGCGGCGATCAATACGGGTTCTGGAAAAGTAACTGCCTATGTACCTTCTTGCGGCAACAATATTCTTCAAACTTCGGTTCCTGAAGTAATGACTTTAACTGATGCTGGGTCGGAGCATTTTGAAGGTTTTGATGTAGAGTTGGACAACTATAATTTGTGCGTGGGGCCTGGAATAGGTACTGGTGATGCTGTGGTTTCCGCTTTCGCGAAAGCGATAAAACAACAATCTGCACCGGTAGTCATTGATGCAGATGGTATCAACATTTTATCTGCAAATAAAAAATTAATTAAAGATGTACCAGAGTCGTCTGTGCTCACGCCTCATGATGGCGAATTAGAACGCCTGTTAGGCAAGTGGAGTAGTGGTATGGAACGATTAGAGCTGGCCAAAACCTTTTCTTCAAAGCACAATTTAATTTTAGTGCTTAAAGGTGCTCATACTATAACGGTATCTGGAACTAATATGTACATTAACGACAGTGGGAATGCGGGAATGGCGACTGCAGGTAGTGGTGATGTGTTGAGTGGTGTCATATCATCCTTGATATCTCAAAAATATGAACCGCTGATGGCTGCTGTTTTTGGCGTTTATATTCATGGCGCTGCGGGAGATCTAGCGGCGCAAACATATGCACACGAAGGACTTAAAGCTGGGATTATTTCAAATTTCGTCGGCCCAGCTATTTTACAATTATTCCGTAACGATACTGCACAAAGAGCATAG
- the gcvT gene encoding glycine cleavage system aminomethyltransferase GcvT, which yields MKNTALTTTHESLGAKMVPFAGYNMPVQYEGVTLEHHTVRNDVGVFDVSHMGEFIVSGPKALELIQKVSANDASKLHIGRAQYSYLPNETGGVVDDLLIYKIKEEQYLLVVNASNIEKDWDHISSYNEEIGADLRDLSNDYSLLAIQGPKAVEAMQSLTSIDLSAIKYYHFEVADFAGVEHVIISATGYTGSGGFEIYCKNNEVQQVWDKVMEAGADYGIKPIGLAARDTLRLEMGFCLYGNDLDDTTSPLEAGLGWVTKFTKNFVNSEALALQKENGVHRKLVGFTMDERAVPRGSYAIKDVDGNDLGIVTSGTMSPSLNQGIGMGYIPSSMAVPETKIYIQIRKKLVPATVVKLPFYKKVS from the coding sequence ATGAAGAACACAGCTCTTACTACAACCCATGAATCCTTAGGTGCTAAAATGGTTCCTTTTGCTGGATATAATATGCCAGTACAATATGAAGGTGTTACCCTAGAACACCACACAGTTCGAAATGATGTAGGTGTATTTGATGTGTCTCATATGGGTGAGTTTATTGTCAGTGGTCCTAAGGCGTTAGAGTTAATTCAGAAAGTTTCTGCAAACGATGCTTCAAAGCTTCACATAGGAAGAGCTCAATATTCCTATCTACCTAACGAAACGGGTGGTGTTGTTGACGATTTGCTTATTTATAAAATAAAGGAAGAACAGTACCTATTAGTGGTGAACGCCTCGAATATTGAAAAAGACTGGGATCATATATCCTCCTACAATGAGGAAATAGGTGCAGACTTGAGAGATTTGAGCAATGATTATTCACTACTAGCTATTCAAGGACCTAAGGCTGTAGAAGCAATGCAATCCTTGACTAGCATTGATTTATCTGCCATTAAATATTATCACTTTGAAGTCGCTGATTTTGCTGGAGTAGAGCATGTTATTATTAGTGCTACTGGTTATACGGGTAGCGGCGGTTTTGAAATCTATTGCAAAAACAACGAGGTTCAACAAGTTTGGGATAAAGTGATGGAAGCCGGAGCAGATTATGGTATAAAGCCCATAGGACTTGCTGCACGAGATACATTACGTCTAGAAATGGGCTTTTGCCTTTATGGAAATGATCTTGATGATACCACAAGCCCGCTAGAAGCTGGATTAGGCTGGGTCACCAAATTCACAAAGAATTTTGTTAATTCGGAAGCGCTTGCACTGCAAAAAGAAAACGGAGTTCATCGCAAATTAGTAGGTTTTACTATGGACGAGCGTGCTGTGCCTAGAGGGAGCTACGCGATTAAAGACGTGGATGGAAATGATCTAGGTATTGTTACCAGTGGTACTATGAGCCCATCGCTCAATCAAGGTATAGGAATGGGATATATCCCCTCTTCCATGGCCGTACCAGAGACTAAAATTTATATACAAATACGCAAGAAACTAGTTCCTGCAACTGTTGTTAAGTTACCTTTTTACAAAAAAGTATCCTAG
- a CDS encoding 1,4-dihydroxy-2-naphthoyl-CoA synthase, with translation MSAINWKTAKEYKDLTYKKADGVARIAFNRPEVRNAFRPQTVSELIDAFYDAQEDLSIGVVILTGEGPSSKDGGWAFCSGGDQNARGKDGYKDSAGTGRLNILEVQRMIRFMPKVVICAVPGWAVGGGHSLHVVCDMTIASKEHAIFKQTDLDVASVDAGYGSAYLAKMVGQKKAREIFFLGRNYNAQEAMDMGMVNAVVPHEELDQTAYDWAQEIMEKSPTAIKMAKFALNATDDGMVGQQVFAGEMTRLIYMTDEAKEGRDAFLEKRKPDFGKDRWIP, from the coding sequence ATGAGTGCCATCAATTGGAAAACCGCCAAAGAATATAAAGATCTTACCTATAAAAAAGCAGACGGCGTAGCTCGCATCGCTTTTAATAGACCAGAAGTGCGCAATGCCTTCCGACCACAAACCGTCAGCGAATTGATTGATGCATTTTATGATGCACAGGAAGACCTTTCTATAGGAGTTGTGATTTTAACCGGTGAAGGACCTAGCTCAAAAGATGGCGGCTGGGCATTTTGTAGTGGTGGGGATCAGAATGCTAGAGGCAAAGACGGTTATAAAGACAGCGCAGGAACTGGAAGATTGAATATACTAGAAGTACAGCGCATGATCCGATTCATGCCTAAAGTGGTGATTTGCGCCGTGCCTGGTTGGGCAGTAGGTGGTGGTCATAGCTTACACGTGGTTTGCGATATGACCATTGCCAGTAAAGAACATGCCATATTCAAACAAACTGATCTAGATGTTGCCAGCGTGGACGCAGGCTATGGAAGTGCTTACCTTGCCAAAATGGTGGGGCAAAAAAAGGCTAGAGAAATATTCTTTTTAGGTCGCAATTACAACGCTCAAGAAGCTATGGATATGGGTATGGTCAATGCAGTCGTGCCTCATGAGGAGCTGGATCAAACGGCATATGACTGGGCACAAGAAATCATGGAAAAATCGCCTACAGCCATCAAGATGGCAAAATTTGCTTTGAATGCTACTGATGATGGGATGGTTGGCCAACAAGTCTTTGCAGGCGAGATGACTCGTTTGATTTATATGACGGACGAGGCTAAGGAAGGTCGGGATGCATTTTTAGAAAAGCGCAAACCTGACTTTGGGAAAGACCGATGGATTCCTTAA
- a CDS encoding sugar nucleotide-binding protein gives MNKILIIGGSGFVGNAIYKELAPYYDVHATYLTDNPSFEKNKHFHQFDMEMEEVAPLLDQLKPSYIISALRGNVNGQLHLHHQMISWVMKNDSRILFLSSANVFDRFTNFPSYEYDKTFSESIYGRFKIKIENSLLRLPNNKYLICRVPMIFGAKSPRVQELKKQISNGEAIEVFPNVVINAAHIDKLAQQIHYLINRRRRGIFHLGSSDLIHHSDLIKGICKKITDQKIVFKNVFDSNEDRQLSVLPKEHILPKHLQLTIEEVIERTLI, from the coding sequence TTGAATAAGATCTTAATTATAGGTGGTAGTGGGTTTGTAGGTAATGCGATCTATAAAGAGTTGGCACCCTATTACGATGTCCATGCTACTTATTTGACGGATAATCCTTCATTTGAGAAAAATAAGCATTTCCATCAATTTGACATGGAGATGGAAGAGGTCGCTCCTTTATTGGATCAACTAAAACCTAGTTATATTATTAGTGCCTTGAGAGGTAATGTAAACGGTCAGCTTCACTTGCACCATCAAATGATCAGCTGGGTTATGAAAAACGATAGCCGAATCCTATTTCTGTCTAGTGCTAATGTTTTCGATCGTTTCACTAATTTTCCTAGCTATGAATACGATAAAACTTTTTCAGAAAGTATTTATGGAAGGTTTAAAATCAAGATTGAGAACAGTCTATTACGCTTACCTAATAATAAATACTTAATCTGCAGAGTTCCAATGATTTTTGGCGCAAAGAGTCCGAGGGTTCAAGAACTTAAAAAGCAAATTTCCAATGGAGAAGCTATTGAAGTTTTCCCAAATGTGGTCATTAACGCTGCTCATATTGATAAGTTAGCACAGCAAATTCATTACTTAATAAATAGACGTAGAAGAGGGATTTTCCACTTAGGCAGTAGTGACTTGATTCACCACAGTGATTTGATCAAAGGTATTTGTAAAAAAATAACCGATCAGAAAATTGTATTTAAAAACGTATTTGATTCTAATGAGGATAGGCAGCTGTCTGTACTACCTAAGGAACACATCCTGCCCAAACACCTTCAACTGACTATTGAAGAGGTGATAGAGAGAACACTTATTTGA
- a CDS encoding PQQ-dependent sugar dehydrogenase has product MKVVLLLSCSLLLLSCKQDFDENRTVEVLSDSISDTTTILTQPVNQVVPNVENIPLIEDQKNYTVTPVVEGLNIPWGMDWLPNGHMIYTEKEGKMFLYDGKKSTEIQNVPDVYVRGQGGLLDVIVHPDFFANNTIFFSYASSMGTGDGGNTAIASAVLDKNNLTNIKVLYKAEPNTKKGQHFGSRFAWGTDKKLYFSIGERGERDVNPQDITRDGGKIYRINDDGTIPEDNPFVGIKDAKTAAYTYGNRNPQGLLRHPVTGQIIAHEHGPQGGDEINIIKAGVNYGWPVISYGINYDGTDFTDITNKEGMAQPIYYWVPSIAPSGFAVIDNDSYADWNGNFLVGSLKFQYLEMLYMDGNQVTKREKLVDGIGRLRNVKMGPDGHIYVGVEGKGIYKISK; this is encoded by the coding sequence ATGAAAGTTGTTCTTCTTCTCTCTTGCAGTTTACTATTGCTTTCTTGCAAACAAGATTTTGACGAAAATAGAACTGTAGAGGTTCTATCCGATTCCATATCTGATACTACCACGATATTGACACAGCCTGTTAACCAGGTAGTTCCTAATGTGGAGAACATACCATTGATAGAGGATCAAAAGAATTATACCGTAACTCCTGTGGTTGAGGGACTCAACATTCCTTGGGGAATGGATTGGTTGCCTAATGGCCATATGATCTATACAGAAAAAGAAGGTAAAATGTTCTTGTACGACGGTAAGAAATCTACTGAAATACAAAATGTACCAGATGTTTACGTAAGAGGTCAAGGAGGATTGCTGGACGTGATTGTTCATCCAGACTTTTTCGCAAATAATACGATATTCTTTTCCTATGCCAGCTCCATGGGTACAGGGGATGGTGGAAATACTGCTATTGCAAGCGCTGTATTAGATAAAAACAACCTTACGAACATCAAAGTGCTTTACAAAGCAGAACCGAACACCAAAAAAGGACAACACTTCGGCAGTAGGTTTGCTTGGGGTACTGATAAGAAATTGTACTTCTCCATAGGTGAACGTGGGGAACGTGATGTCAATCCGCAAGACATCACCCGTGACGGTGGCAAGATCTATAGAATCAACGACGACGGTACCATTCCAGAAGACAATCCATTCGTAGGAATCAAAGATGCTAAGACAGCAGCTTATACCTATGGAAATAGGAATCCGCAAGGTTTGTTACGCCATCCAGTCACTGGGCAAATTATTGCTCATGAGCATGGACCTCAAGGTGGTGATGAAATCAATATTATAAAGGCGGGTGTTAATTACGGGTGGCCAGTAATCAGTTATGGGATCAATTATGACGGTACAGATTTCACGGACATTACCAATAAAGAAGGAATGGCTCAACCGATATATTACTGGGTGCCTAGCATTGCTCCTAGTGGTTTTGCTGTGATCGACAATGACTCTTATGCAGACTGGAATGGTAACTTTTTAGTTGGAAGTCTCAAATTCCAATACCTAGAAATGCTTTACATGGATGGCAATCAGGTCACGAAGCGGGAAAAATTAGTCGATGGTATTGGGCGTTTGCGTAATGTGAAAATGGGTCCAGATGGACACATTTATGTAGGTGTGGAAGGCAAGGGAATTTATAAAATAAGCAAGTAA
- a CDS encoding DUF2452 domain-containing protein has protein sequence MSEEKKPDAVVYDAESGTYNAALLPYASGVGAPKITTPDITSWKQNNINKVNHEMKSQFDQLKAQYDSMLKKYEDNQLVYGAKFSFEPIVGETYHLYEGKEGPFLSVISPQECRWDHLGTYRLSSEKLWEEIK, from the coding sequence ATGAGCGAAGAAAAAAAACCAGATGCTGTAGTTTACGATGCGGAAAGCGGGACGTATAATGCCGCCTTACTGCCCTATGCCAGTGGCGTGGGAGCTCCTAAAATCACAACGCCAGACATCACGTCCTGGAAGCAAAACAATATCAATAAGGTCAATCATGAGATGAAATCGCAGTTTGACCAGCTCAAGGCGCAATACGATTCCATGCTCAAAAAGTATGAGGATAACCAGCTTGTTTACGGTGCTAAATTTTCTTTCGAACCTATTGTAGGCGAGACCTATCATTTATACGAAGGCAAGGAAGGACCTTTCTTATCGGTTATTTCTCCACAAGAATGCCGCTGGGATCATCTGGGCACCTATCGCCTATCTTCAGAAAAGCTATGGGAAGAGATCAAATGA